The Verrucomicrobiia bacterium genome contains a region encoding:
- a CDS encoding FKBP-type peptidyl-prolyl cis-trans isomerase: MKSLPFAVLAAATVVGLPTLIAQPASDAAEFRDRLSYALGADIGNNLKRQEIDVDPKRVAEGLTDAVAGKSAMTPDQIRDIMNEFRSQMMARMQAKQADEGKKNRADGEAFLAQNRKKEGVKATASGLQYQVLKSGNGKTPAATDVVKVHYHGTLTDGTVFDSSIDRGEPATFPVNGVIPGWTEALQLMKVGDEWQLAIPSDLAYGEQGAGGDIGPNSVLLFKVQLLGIEPGDR; encoded by the coding sequence ATGAAATCACTGCCATTTGCGGTGCTTGCCGCCGCCACCGTTGTCGGACTGCCCACACTGATCGCCCAGCCCGCGTCCGATGCTGCGGAATTCCGCGACCGCCTCAGCTATGCCCTCGGGGCCGATATCGGAAACAACCTCAAACGGCAGGAAATTGACGTGGATCCCAAACGGGTGGCCGAAGGGCTGACCGATGCCGTGGCCGGCAAGTCGGCGATGACTCCCGATCAGATCCGCGACATCATGAACGAATTCCGCAGCCAGATGATGGCACGAATGCAGGCGAAGCAGGCGGACGAGGGGAAAAAGAACCGCGCAGACGGCGAGGCGTTCCTCGCCCAGAACCGCAAGAAGGAGGGCGTCAAGGCGACCGCCAGCGGCCTCCAGTATCAGGTGCTCAAGTCTGGCAACGGCAAGACCCCGGCCGCGACGGATGTCGTCAAGGTCCACTACCATGGCACCCTGACCGACGGCACCGTCTTCGACAGCTCCATTGATCGTGGCGAACCCGCAACGTTTCCGGTCAACGGGGTGATCCCGGGCTGGACCGAGGCGCTGCAGCTGATGAAGGTGGGCGACGAGTGGCAGCTCGCGATCCCGTCCGATCTCGCCTACGGCGAACAGGGAGCCGGCGGGGACATCGGGCCCAACTCGGTGCTGCTCTTCAAAGTGCAGCTGCTGGGCATCGAGCCCGGGGATCGCTGA
- a CDS encoding lamin tail domain-containing protein, whose amino-acid sequence MAVACSLLRRFQFALLLLMLAHRPQAGDATVVFNELQYQPRSGGDSVEWVELHNLMAVDMDLSGWGLTSGIRYTFPSGTILPGGGYLVVAGDPAALPAAAGATHVLGPFEGRLANEGERLELRNQNGRLMDEVRYGIEGRWPVAPTGSGVTLAKRVPGLGSPEPESWSHSRQIGGTPGAANFPSVVPALPGIRFNELGSPRARPFWIELANDSDQTATLAGLIVRHSRPPTLDRVLPAGEGVHPGGFRVLDQEILGTVPEAGDRLFLFAADGTNLLDAVRVGPGPWAREVMEDRWQIPTQSTPGATNTFHFHRDVVINEIQYHPRPIPGRPAVVEERLLLEVDASWRFDQSGADLGTAWRRPDYPDDDWASGRGVLYAEAAELPAPKNTPLTLGRITYYFRTAFTFDRNTNGCQLALRLLVDDGAVIHLNGTEILRLNMPDGPIAFDTLANVGVGDAAFSGWTPVDLSALRTGTNVLAVEVHQNSAGSSDIVFGLEARLTEQIHPAIPAGESPEAWVELFNQGSTAVQLGGWQLTDGIRFAFPEGTSIAAGEYLVVAADAAELRNRYPNLRILGNFSGRLSRSSDRLTLLDAVGNVAGEVRYFDRRPWPAAADGGGSTLELRDPRSDPRRAESWAASDESARTTWVDYAYSGVARADRGPTRWNEFIVGLLDTGEVWLDDLRVTESPDTAGAHELLQNGDFENGSAAWRFLGNHRRSEVIPDPDRPGNHILRLVASGPTEHMHNHLETTLVNNTPIVNGRTYRISFRARSISGSPRLNSRLYFNRLARTTLLETPARSGTPGARNSRWTPNAGPAFDQFQHQPAVPAPSESTTVSARVSDPDGVTECTLWWNPAGQGWRSSGMSRTTGDRFEGTIPPQATATVVQFYIEATDRQGARSHHPAAGPDSRALYQVRDGQGANTRLHQLRIIMTAADSAFQFARTNLMSNEALGGTVVVDESEVFHDVGVRLQASQRGRPEESRVGFTVQFAADRLFRGTHNSVTLDRSGGYSGRGGRQDEIVLHHIINQAGGMAEMYNDLVRGIFPRPLEGRRNGIAQLATSKYGGTFLEDSVPRGGDGGLFKIELIYFPTTTAGNDPQRPKLPQPDDVISSDIEDRGDDPEAYRWHFLIENRRDDDDYAPVVRLAKAMSLSGAALDQQTRQWMDVDQWARVMALKTLSGDLDTYGLGYPHNQMIYFRPGDGRAMTFTWDMDYCWARNPSDPLPVGANIGRVLALPGNQRRFLGHVGDLLERSFNATYMSRWTAHYGLLAGQNYSGVLSFIQQRAASARNQLPRPVPLSISTGGGADLLVNTSAITLAGRAGIEYKELVLRAPESGEVWTWTSFTNWQVRVPLWLGENPLEVLGYNFRGELAASNRITVTSTVATGGRDADLDGMPDAWERSRGLDPDADDAALDPDGDGFSNRDEYLAGTHPLEAGSRLQVRAEARSDSRVLRFRAEAGRSYTIRRQEPLGSRAWEPVHVIPAGTFAREVQWEATVPGEDAGRFYQVATP is encoded by the coding sequence ATGGCCGTCGCGTGTTCCCTGCTCCGCCGATTCCAATTCGCGCTGCTGCTCCTGATGCTGGCCCATCGGCCGCAGGCCGGTGACGCCACCGTGGTGTTCAATGAACTCCAGTATCAGCCACGCAGCGGCGGCGACTCTGTGGAGTGGGTGGAACTTCACAACCTCATGGCCGTTGACATGGACCTATCTGGATGGGGCCTGACCAGCGGCATCCGGTACACCTTCCCGTCGGGCACCATCCTTCCGGGCGGAGGATACCTGGTTGTGGCCGGCGACCCGGCCGCCCTGCCGGCCGCCGCCGGAGCAACCCATGTTCTGGGCCCGTTCGAAGGGCGCCTGGCCAACGAGGGTGAACGCCTGGAATTGCGCAACCAGAACGGCCGGCTCATGGACGAAGTCCGCTACGGCATCGAAGGCCGGTGGCCCGTGGCGCCGACCGGTTCCGGTGTCACCCTCGCCAAGCGAGTGCCGGGCCTGGGCAGCCCCGAGCCGGAGAGCTGGTCGCACAGCCGGCAGATCGGAGGAACGCCTGGTGCCGCCAATTTCCCGTCCGTCGTTCCCGCACTTCCGGGCATCCGCTTCAACGAGCTCGGCAGCCCACGGGCGCGCCCGTTCTGGATCGAGCTGGCCAATGACTCCGACCAGACGGCCACCCTGGCGGGACTGATTGTCCGCCATTCCCGACCGCCCACGTTGGACCGGGTGCTGCCGGCAGGAGAGGGGGTCCATCCGGGCGGGTTCCGGGTTCTTGACCAGGAGATCCTGGGGACAGTACCCGAGGCGGGCGACCGTCTGTTCCTGTTTGCCGCAGATGGAACCAACCTCCTGGACGCCGTGCGTGTGGGTCCCGGCCCGTGGGCGCGGGAGGTGATGGAGGATCGCTGGCAGATCCCCACGCAATCCACTCCCGGTGCGACCAATACGTTCCACTTCCACCGCGATGTGGTGATCAACGAAATCCAGTACCATCCCCGGCCGATTCCGGGGCGGCCGGCCGTGGTCGAGGAACGTCTCCTCCTGGAAGTGGACGCCTCCTGGCGCTTCGATCAATCGGGCGCAGACCTCGGAACCGCATGGCGGCGTCCGGATTATCCGGATGACGACTGGGCTTCAGGACGCGGCGTCCTGTACGCGGAGGCTGCCGAGCTTCCGGCACCGAAGAACACACCGCTGACGCTGGGTCGAATCACGTACTATTTTCGGACGGCCTTCACGTTCGACCGGAACACCAACGGGTGCCAGCTGGCGCTGCGATTGCTGGTGGATGATGGCGCCGTCATCCACCTGAACGGGACCGAAATCCTGCGTCTGAACATGCCGGATGGGCCCATTGCCTTCGACACACTGGCGAACGTCGGGGTCGGGGATGCGGCGTTCAGTGGCTGGACTCCGGTGGACCTTTCCGCCCTGCGCACGGGAACGAATGTCCTGGCGGTCGAGGTGCATCAGAACAGCGCGGGCAGCTCGGACATTGTCTTCGGACTCGAAGCCCGCCTGACGGAGCAGATCCACCCCGCAATCCCGGCGGGGGAGTCTCCCGAGGCGTGGGTGGAGCTGTTCAACCAGGGTTCGACAGCGGTCCAACTGGGCGGATGGCAGCTCACGGATGGCATCCGGTTCGCCTTTCCGGAAGGGACTTCCATCGCGGCCGGCGAATACCTCGTGGTTGCAGCGGATGCGGCCGAACTGCGCAACCGGTATCCCAACCTCCGGATCCTCGGCAATTTCTCCGGGCGCCTCTCTCGAAGCAGCGACCGGCTGACCCTGCTGGACGCGGTGGGAAATGTGGCCGGCGAGGTGCGCTATTTTGATCGCCGGCCGTGGCCGGCGGCGGCGGATGGCGGCGGATCCACACTGGAGTTGCGCGACCCGCGCTCCGATCCCCGGCGGGCGGAATCCTGGGCGGCCAGTGACGAGTCCGCACGCACGACCTGGGTGGATTACGCCTACAGCGGTGTGGCCCGGGCAGACCGCGGTCCAACGCGCTGGAACGAGTTCATCGTCGGACTCCTCGATACGGGGGAGGTCTGGTTGGATGACCTGCGGGTGACCGAATCTCCGGACACCGCGGGAGCGCACGAATTGCTTCAGAATGGGGACTTTGAGAACGGGTCTGCGGCGTGGCGCTTCCTGGGCAATCATCGCCGCTCGGAGGTGATTCCGGATCCCGACCGGCCCGGCAACCACATCCTTCGACTGGTGGCGAGCGGTCCGACCGAGCACATGCACAACCATCTCGAGACCACACTGGTCAACAACACGCCCATTGTGAACGGGCGCACCTACCGGATTTCCTTTCGCGCCCGTTCCATCTCCGGAAGTCCACGGCTGAACTCGCGCCTCTATTTCAACCGCCTCGCGCGAACCACCCTGCTTGAAACACCCGCCCGGAGCGGTACACCCGGAGCGCGCAACTCACGATGGACCCCCAATGCCGGGCCGGCCTTTGATCAATTCCAGCATCAACCGGCGGTCCCTGCCCCGTCCGAATCCACGACCGTGTCCGCCAGGGTCTCCGATCCGGATGGGGTGACGGAATGCACGTTGTGGTGGAACCCGGCTGGTCAAGGTTGGCGCAGCAGCGGGATGAGCCGCACCACGGGGGACCGCTTTGAAGGGACCATCCCGCCGCAGGCCACCGCCACCGTGGTCCAGTTCTACATCGAAGCCACGGACCGCCAGGGCGCCCGAAGCCACCACCCCGCGGCAGGCCCGGATTCCAGAGCGCTGTATCAGGTCCGCGACGGCCAGGGCGCCAACACCCGACTCCATCAACTGCGGATCATCATGACGGCGGCCGATTCCGCATTCCAGTTTGCCCGCACCAACCTGATGAGCAACGAGGCACTGGGCGGCACAGTGGTCGTGGATGAGTCCGAGGTGTTCCACGATGTCGGCGTTCGCCTGCAAGCCAGCCAGCGCGGAAGGCCGGAGGAGAGCCGGGTGGGATTCACCGTCCAATTCGCTGCCGACCGCCTGTTCCGGGGCACCCACAACTCCGTGACCCTGGACCGCAGTGGCGGCTATTCCGGACGCGGCGGCCGCCAGGACGAAATCGTGCTGCACCACATCATCAACCAGGCCGGCGGAATGGCCGAGATGTACAACGACCTCGTTCGCGGGATCTTTCCCCGTCCGCTCGAAGGCCGTCGCAACGGCATCGCGCAGCTCGCGACGTCAAAATACGGAGGCACCTTCCTGGAAGACTCGGTTCCCAGGGGTGGTGATGGCGGGCTGTTCAAGATCGAGCTGATCTATTTTCCGACCACCACCGCGGGAAACGATCCGCAACGTCCAAAACTGCCCCAACCCGACGACGTCATCAGCTCGGATATCGAAGATCGCGGCGACGATCCCGAAGCCTACCGCTGGCATTTTCTGATCGAGAACCGCCGGGACGACGATGACTACGCGCCCGTGGTGCGGCTGGCGAAGGCCATGAGCCTTTCCGGTGCGGCGCTGGACCAGCAGACCCGGCAGTGGATGGATGTTGACCAATGGGCGCGGGTGATGGCGTTGAAGACCCTGAGCGGGGATCTCGACACCTACGGGCTGGGGTATCCCCACAACCAGATGATCTATTTCCGACCCGGGGACGGCCGGGCAATGACCTTCACCTGGGACATGGACTATTGTTGGGCGCGGAACCCGTCGGATCCGCTGCCCGTCGGCGCCAATATCGGCCGGGTGCTTGCCCTCCCCGGCAACCAACGCCGCTTTCTCGGCCACGTGGGGGATCTGCTGGAACGTTCCTTCAACGCCACCTACATGAGCCGCTGGACCGCCCACTACGGCCTGCTCGCCGGACAGAATTACAGCGGTGTCTTGAGCTTTATTCAGCAACGCGCCGCCTCCGCCCGCAACCAACTGCCGCGGCCCGTGCCGCTGTCCATCTCGACCGGAGGGGGCGCGGACCTGCTCGTCAACACTTCGGCCATCACCCTGGCCGGGCGGGCGGGGATAGAATACAAGGAACTGGTCCTGCGGGCCCCGGAGTCCGGCGAGGTCTGGACCTGGACCTCGTTCACGAACTGGCAGGTCCGGGTACCGCTATGGCTGGGGGAGAACCCCCTGGAGGTGCTGGGCTACAACTTTCGCGGAGAACTGGCGGCCTCGAACCGCATCACGGTGACCTCGACCGTTGCCACCGGCGGACGGGATGCAGACCTGGATGGCATGCCCGACGCCTGGGAACGGTCGCGGGGTCTGGATCCCGACGCCGACGATGCCGCGCTGGATCCTGATGGCGATGGCTTCTCCAACCGCGACGAATACCTGGCGGGCACCCATCCGCTCGAAGCGGGAAGTCGTCTGCAGGTCCGGGCAGAGGCCCGTTCTGATTCACGGGTTCTGCGGTTCCGTGCCGAGGCGGGACGAAGCTACACAATTCGCCGACAGGAGCCGTTGGGCAGTCGCGCGTGGGAACCGGTGCACGTGATTCCGGCGGGCACCTTCGCGCGTGAGGTCCAATGGGAGGCGACGGTTCCCGGTGAGGATGCCGGGCGATTCTATCAGGTCGCGACCCCATGA
- a CDS encoding c-type cytochrome, with protein MHWIFGLLAAGIAAISGTAAEAPEDATPSPQRGRILYLAHCSMCHQVTGAGVPGSYPPLAGADYLQDHRREAILALLEGLDRPLTVNGRSYHGRMPPAVLNDLQVADVMTFVLNSWGNPGGTVSPAEVATLRAGSRFPTFEALTAANAYPPLPRPPAGFDLREVVRLPEFATRLAPSGRGGPVYVLGQEGAVWRVDAAAQKLVPVMAPADYPGTAPGGFNTLGITLDATRRLWITMNQRVEGGPLVSNVVSIYRTDPVTARTLIAKPQLWFRTAYPYGIGPYNHGISDIRFGPEGLLYVSSGSRTDGGEPGSDSNLGTMGETDLTAAIWRLDPTSEQPSVEIVARGIRNAYSLGWDASGRLFTVSNGPDAHAGEEMDLVIPPAPGQPSRHHGFPFQLGHAPAGTAWYPHTPAAPEGLTFVMPVANLGPAGWRGPLPGSTFDPHSSPAGLAWLDETFPMPFRNAFAVGRFGNLLPTNSDDDCGFDVLTVRPREAVDGAWVAEVETLLAPLGRPLDVAVVAPGTLYILEYTRPTNFKEQVGWLPGRILELSATPASK; from the coding sequence ATGCACTGGATCTTCGGCCTGCTTGCCGCAGGCATCGCCGCGATCTCCGGCACCGCGGCGGAAGCACCTGAGGATGCCACCCCGTCGCCACAGCGCGGACGCATCCTCTACCTCGCCCATTGTTCCATGTGTCATCAGGTCACCGGTGCAGGCGTCCCGGGCAGCTATCCGCCGCTCGCCGGCGCCGACTATCTGCAGGACCACCGACGCGAGGCCATCCTCGCGTTGCTCGAGGGACTCGACCGTCCCCTCACGGTCAACGGACGCTCCTACCACGGACGCATGCCACCCGCCGTCCTGAACGACCTCCAGGTCGCCGACGTGATGACATTCGTCCTGAATTCCTGGGGAAATCCCGGCGGAACGGTGTCCCCGGCCGAGGTCGCCACGCTCCGTGCCGGGTCACGCTTCCCGACCTTCGAGGCGCTCACGGCTGCCAACGCCTATCCGCCATTGCCCCGGCCGCCCGCGGGCTTCGATCTGCGGGAGGTGGTGCGACTCCCCGAGTTTGCCACGCGCCTGGCTCCCTCCGGACGGGGCGGACCTGTGTACGTGCTCGGACAAGAGGGGGCGGTCTGGCGCGTGGATGCCGCCGCTCAAAAGCTCGTCCCCGTGATGGCCCCGGCAGATTACCCCGGGACCGCACCAGGCGGATTCAATACGCTGGGCATCACCCTCGATGCGACCCGCCGGCTCTGGATCACCATGAACCAGCGCGTCGAGGGCGGTCCGCTCGTGAGCAATGTGGTATCCATCTATCGCACGGATCCCGTCACGGCCCGGACACTCATCGCCAAACCCCAACTCTGGTTCCGAACCGCCTACCCCTACGGCATCGGCCCCTACAACCACGGGATCTCTGACATCCGGTTCGGCCCCGAAGGCCTGCTGTACGTCAGCAGCGGATCGCGCACCGACGGGGGCGAACCGGGAAGCGATTCCAATTTGGGAACCATGGGTGAGACCGATCTGACCGCGGCGATCTGGCGTCTCGACCCGACGTCGGAACAGCCCTCTGTGGAGATCGTGGCGCGCGGCATCCGCAATGCCTACAGCCTCGGATGGGACGCATCAGGCCGCCTCTTCACGGTGAGCAACGGACCGGACGCACATGCCGGCGAAGAAATGGACCTCGTCATCCCCCCCGCGCCGGGCCAACCGTCCCGGCATCACGGGTTCCCGTTTCAGCTCGGTCATGCTCCGGCCGGCACGGCGTGGTATCCACATACACCTGCCGCTCCCGAAGGCCTGACCTTCGTCATGCCCGTGGCCAACCTGGGTCCGGCTGGATGGCGCGGTCCCCTTCCCGGCTCCACGTTCGATCCGCACAGCTCCCCCGCGGGCCTCGCGTGGCTTGACGAGACCTTCCCAATGCCCTTCCGGAACGCCTTTGCAGTCGGCCGGTTCGGCAATCTGCTTCCCACGAATTCTGACGACGATTGCGGTTTCGATGTCCTGACGGTGCGTCCCCGGGAGGCTGTGGACGGTGCCTGGGTTGCCGAAGTGGAAACCCTGCTGGCCCCGTTGGGTCGCCCTCTGGATGTTGCCGTCGTTGCTCCAGGAACCCTCTACATTCTGGAATACACCCGTCCGACCAACTTCAAGGAGCAGGTCGGCTGGCTGCCTGGACGAATTCTCGAGCTCTCGGCCACACCCGCCTCGAAGTGA
- a CDS encoding HEAT repeat domain-containing protein: MSWIIRRMALVGMLAVVVAPWVWAAESGSAPWREQVVGPGAPALPGGPVWLRAWLRVPDSMAGDSGPDLWRDSMTLTLGALPGPVEVFLNGRRIVVTRDLPPDTLRRFKVPKGILEPGAYNAWIIRLDGGEAPGGLVVPPVFAGYFDEVRLERPWQIAQIEPEAAAFRALTVAPPVAAYSETDFRPATTVMSASPEPERGRQVSPAEALVALEPAADLEVADLLHEPLIAQPTHMSFDARGRLWVAQYRQYPFPAGVRMLSRDKYYRSRYDRTPAPPSSPDFVPGADRISVHEDRDGDGLYENHRDVLTGLNLANAALHGHGGIWVMNPPYLLFYPDADGDDVPDGPPEVRLQGFGLEDTHSVANGLAWGPDGWLYGAQGSTTTSRVTRPDRDPASAPGVYVEGCMVWRYHPQRRLYEIFADGSGNTFGVTFDGEGRLFTGHNGGDTRGWHHVQEGQYLKQGKDPAKFGPAPNPFAYGEMPMMRSTHPVPRFTHVTLWVDGIAIPERWRGRFFAADPLHHQIIVADRMAAGATFETTDAGVVLQTSDLTFRPVYLANAPDGSLLIADFREEYIAHGQNYQSQIDPSTGRIYRLRGRALAGERITDLSALTSAGLVRLLEHPQSWQRQTAVRLLAERRDPACFPWLRAALDGAAAHPALEALWALHQLGRMDPAAVRRGLDHPAAMVRAWTVRLVGDERLWPGELMEALVTLAATEPDAEVRSQVLSTARRLPAEQALPLVAAVARRGEDVADPFIPLQAWFALEAHCDAQRERVLSLFEDPAFWSAPLVRQHLAGKLMRRWADSGTRQELAACAALLRLAPDAEDRRVLLRGFEEAFRGRVLPTLPDELTHALATSGQQSRTLRIRRGDAAAIAEAMGDLERNDADRGRLFEAIRCLGEIRHSPAVPALGRLGTRHGDPDVRIAALAALQSFDDPGVAGMLVAQWDAQPPAVQLAVLNLLASRASWSRHLLSAIGAGRVRPGVLTPDLQDRIRRFPDPELSRELDLQLQTTVFAMGSEPGAADGGSESARLRAVLAEASGDPYRGEPLFAERCGTCHTLFFKGGRIGPDLTAYQRDDLGTLLPAILTPGADIREGYENVLVTLRDGRILSGFLTDQDANVVLLRGLDGADHVLRRDEVEAVDPAGRSLMPEGLLEGWTPDQLRDFFAYLRQSQPITK, translated from the coding sequence GTGTCGTGGATCATTCGCAGGATGGCGCTGGTCGGGATGCTCGCCGTGGTGGTGGCGCCTTGGGTGTGGGCGGCGGAGTCCGGGTCGGCCCCCTGGCGTGAGCAGGTCGTGGGGCCGGGCGCTCCAGCCCTTCCCGGAGGTCCGGTGTGGCTCCGGGCCTGGTTGCGCGTTCCCGACTCGATGGCCGGAGATTCCGGTCCGGACCTTTGGCGTGATTCGATGACGTTGACCTTGGGCGCGTTGCCGGGACCGGTGGAGGTGTTCCTCAATGGCCGGCGGATCGTCGTCACGCGCGACCTGCCCCCGGACACGTTGCGACGTTTCAAGGTGCCCAAAGGCATCCTTGAACCGGGCGCCTACAATGCGTGGATCATCCGGCTCGACGGCGGTGAGGCCCCCGGGGGGCTCGTCGTGCCCCCGGTGTTTGCTGGATACTTCGACGAGGTTCGCCTGGAGCGTCCGTGGCAGATCGCGCAGATCGAACCCGAAGCCGCTGCGTTCCGCGCGTTGACGGTTGCGCCGCCGGTGGCCGCCTACAGCGAGACGGACTTCCGGCCGGCGACCACGGTGATGTCCGCAAGCCCGGAGCCCGAGCGCGGCCGTCAGGTGTCTCCCGCGGAAGCCCTCGTTGCGCTGGAGCCGGCAGCGGATCTCGAAGTCGCCGACCTGCTCCATGAGCCGCTCATCGCGCAGCCAACCCACATGAGCTTCGATGCCCGCGGACGCCTCTGGGTGGCGCAGTATCGGCAATATCCGTTTCCAGCCGGGGTGCGAATGCTGAGCCGCGACAAGTACTACCGGTCCCGGTATGACCGGACGCCCGCGCCGCCGTCTTCCCCCGATTTTGTGCCCGGGGCCGATCGCATCAGCGTGCACGAGGATCGGGATGGGGACGGCTTGTATGAGAACCACCGGGACGTGCTGACCGGGTTGAATCTGGCCAACGCGGCGCTCCACGGTCACGGCGGGATCTGGGTGATGAACCCGCCCTACCTTCTGTTTTATCCCGATGCGGATGGCGATGACGTTCCCGACGGCCCGCCGGAGGTGCGGCTGCAGGGGTTTGGTCTGGAGGACACCCACAGTGTGGCCAACGGGCTGGCCTGGGGACCCGACGGCTGGTTGTACGGCGCCCAGGGAAGCACGACCACCAGCCGCGTGACGCGGCCCGATCGGGATCCGGCGTCCGCCCCGGGCGTGTATGTCGAGGGTTGCATGGTCTGGCGGTATCATCCGCAGCGCCGGCTGTATGAGATTTTTGCCGACGGCAGCGGGAATACGTTTGGGGTGACGTTTGATGGCGAGGGACGCCTCTTCACCGGTCACAACGGGGGGGACACCCGCGGGTGGCATCATGTGCAGGAAGGTCAGTACCTCAAGCAGGGCAAGGATCCCGCCAAGTTCGGCCCGGCGCCGAACCCCTTTGCCTACGGCGAGATGCCGATGATGCGCAGCACGCATCCGGTGCCGAGGTTCACCCATGTAACGCTGTGGGTGGATGGCATCGCGATCCCGGAACGCTGGCGCGGACGTTTCTTTGCGGCGGATCCGCTGCACCACCAGATCATTGTTGCCGACCGGATGGCGGCAGGGGCCACATTTGAGACCACCGACGCCGGCGTGGTCCTGCAGACCTCTGATCTGACCTTCCGGCCGGTCTATCTGGCCAATGCCCCCGATGGCAGCCTGCTGATTGCGGATTTCCGCGAGGAATACATCGCCCACGGGCAGAACTATCAGAGCCAGATTGATCCCTCGACCGGACGCATCTACCGGCTCCGCGGACGCGCCCTGGCTGGCGAGCGGATCACCGATCTGTCGGCATTGACGAGTGCCGGGCTGGTCCGATTGCTGGAACATCCGCAGTCCTGGCAGCGGCAGACCGCGGTCCGTCTGCTGGCGGAACGACGCGATCCGGCATGCTTCCCGTGGCTCCGCGCCGCCCTGGACGGTGCCGCGGCGCACCCCGCGCTGGAGGCCTTGTGGGCCTTGCACCAGCTGGGCCGGATGGATCCCGCCGCGGTGCGGCGCGGACTGGACCACCCGGCTGCGATGGTCCGTGCCTGGACCGTGCGCCTGGTCGGTGACGAGCGCCTGTGGCCGGGAGAACTCATGGAGGCTTTGGTGACCCTCGCCGCGACCGAGCCCGACGCGGAGGTGCGCAGTCAGGTGTTGTCCACGGCCCGGCGGCTGCCGGCGGAGCAGGCCCTGCCGCTGGTGGCGGCGGTGGCGCGCCGTGGTGAGGACGTGGCGGACCCCTTCATTCCATTGCAGGCGTGGTTCGCCCTTGAGGCGCATTGTGATGCGCAGCGCGAGCGGGTGCTTTCGTTGTTCGAAGATCCCGCGTTCTGGTCCGCACCGCTCGTGCGCCAGCATCTTGCCGGAAAACTGATGCGGCGATGGGCGGACTCGGGGACCCGGCAGGAGCTGGCCGCGTGCGCAGCGCTCCTGCGGCTTGCGCCGGATGCGGAGGATCGTCGTGTATTGCTGCGGGGATTTGAGGAGGCCTTCCGGGGCCGCGTTCTGCCGACGTTACCCGACGAGTTGACGCACGCCCTTGCCACGTCCGGGCAGCAGAGCCGGACCCTGCGCATCCGGCGTGGTGACGCGGCGGCGATCGCTGAAGCCATGGGCGATCTGGAACGTAACGATGCGGACCGGGGGCGCCTGTTCGAGGCCATCCGGTGCCTGGGTGAGATCCGCCACTCCCCGGCGGTGCCTGCGCTCGGCCGTCTGGGCACCCGTCACGGGGATCCGGATGTCCGTATCGCGGCCCTGGCAGCGCTGCAATCGTTCGACGATCCCGGGGTTGCCGGCATGCTGGTCGCGCAATGGGATGCGCAGCCGCCAGCCGTCCAGTTGGCGGTGTTGAACCTGCTGGCGAGCCGCGCCTCGTGGAGCCGCCACTTGCTGTCCGCAATCGGCGCCGGACGCGTCCGACCGGGAGTCCTCACCCCCGACCTTCAGGACCGGATCCGCAGGTTCCCCGATCCGGAACTTTCGCGGGAGCTGGATCTTCAGCTACAGACCACAGTGTTCGCGATGGGCTCGGAGCCCGGCGCTGCGGACGGCGGCAGCGAATCCGCGCGGTTGCGCGCCGTGCTGGCGGAGGCTTCCGGCGATCCCTACCGGGGCGAGCCATTATTCGCCGAGCGGTGCGGCACATGTCACACGCTGTTCTTCAAGGGCGGCCGGATCGGGCCGGATCTCACCGCCTACCAGCGCGACGACCTTGGCACCCTGCTTCCGGCGATTCTCACTCCGGGCGCCGACATCCGCGAAGGCTATGAGAACGTACTGGTCACCCTGCGCGACGGGCGAATCCTGAGCGGATTTCTGACCGATCAGGATGCCAACGTGGTGCTGCTCCGGGGGCTCGACGGTGCCGACCACGTATTGCGGCGCGACGAGGTCGAAGCGGTGGACCCCGCCGGGCGGAGTCTCATGCCTGAAGGACTGCTGGAGGGCTGGACTCCGGATCAATTGCGGGATTTTTTTGCGTATCTCCGCCAGTCACAGCCCATCACGAAGTGA